Proteins encoded together in one Bdellovibrio bacteriovorus window:
- a CDS encoding pectin acetylesterase-family hydrolase has protein sequence MKTYSLFILITLFSVITEARTWQKIDIPGAHCGNGQVYSVYLDRKDDDKLLIEFMGGGACWSEGTCYGSSPLTRLSPLPGDPQTTVMAQEKPGNPWQEHSALFFPYCTGDVFAGTHEAHYKPGATLYHTGATNIAAAFAYLNQQRVIDFKNLSDLTVWGWSAGAIGALLHTETMRPYLVASTRKTIIADSPGLHFGKNFWKKFTPALTQDYLAQFAKIGLIASVDDGFIAPLMGPVFAKLSDWNIGIMQSTKDMVMSMVFGNITPESHRALVLGPSGIAMIAAPFPNVKTWIADVVTHTFLQRDQTATVKDMKGETAWDFALRVYGIKKNPVISHGVHQDLKKTISVSVIQ, from the coding sequence ATGAAAACATATTCTTTATTCATCTTAATCACATTATTCAGTGTTATTACCGAAGCAAGAACATGGCAGAAGATAGACATTCCCGGAGCTCACTGCGGAAACGGGCAAGTCTATAGCGTCTATCTTGATCGCAAAGATGATGACAAGCTTCTGATAGAATTCATGGGTGGGGGAGCGTGCTGGTCCGAAGGCACCTGCTACGGTTCAAGCCCTTTAACGCGTCTTTCGCCGTTACCCGGAGATCCACAAACGACTGTGATGGCGCAAGAAAAGCCCGGAAATCCGTGGCAAGAGCATTCGGCTCTTTTCTTCCCTTACTGCACAGGCGACGTATTTGCGGGCACACACGAAGCCCACTATAAACCCGGTGCAACTCTTTATCATACGGGGGCCACGAACATCGCCGCGGCTTTTGCATACTTAAATCAACAAAGAGTCATCGACTTCAAAAACCTTTCTGATCTGACCGTGTGGGGCTGGTCTGCGGGCGCCATCGGCGCTCTTCTTCATACGGAAACCATGCGACCCTATTTGGTAGCGAGCACACGTAAAACAATCATCGCTGACAGCCCGGGTCTGCACTTTGGAAAAAACTTTTGGAAGAAGTTTACGCCGGCATTGACCCAAGATTATTTGGCGCAATTTGCAAAGATCGGATTGATAGCATCTGTCGACGATGGATTTATCGCTCCACTGATGGGACCTGTCTTCGCCAAGTTATCCGACTGGAATATCGGCATCATGCAATCGACGAAAGACATGGTGATGTCGATGGTGTTTGGCAATATTACGCCGGAATCTCATCGCGCGCTCGTGTTGGGACCTTCAGGAATTGCCATGATCGCGGCACCTTTCCCGAACGTAAAAACTTGGATTGCTGATGTCGTGACGCATACCTTTTTGCAAAGGGATCAAACGGCGACGGTCAAAGATATGAAGGGTGAAACGGCGTGGGATTTTGCCTTAAGAGTGTATGGGATAAAGAAAAACCCCGTGATTTCTCACGGGGTTCATCAGGATTTGAAAAAAACGATTAGTGTCTCTGTTATTCA
- a CDS encoding ATP-dependent helicase translates to MDVLDFVTKDLNPPQKDAVETLEGPLLILAGAGSGKTRVLTHRMANIIGQGVAAPDEILCVTFTNKAAKEMEHRIYKILSEMGAHVRTQLWINTFHSFCVRVLRQHITLLDYKPFFGIYDSSDTLSQIKKVMTVLNINDKMYPAKNFQSRISNAKMMGLSPEAFEKNAKRLMDAKTVEVYKAYEVEMKKANSLDFDDLLMKTYELFRMYPDVLKMYQEKFRYIMVDEYQDTNHIQYLLVQMLAKAHRNLCVVGDEDQSIYSWRGADIKNILDFEKDFPEAKVVKLEENYRSSANIVNAATSVIKNNSQRKDKTLFTSNNAGDLIHVREEKNEYDEAKFVAKTIQTMMNEGEGSYNDYAVFYRTNAQSRVLEEQMRTLAIPYRLVGGVRFYERMEIKDILSYMKLAINPADDIALKRIINVPARGIGKTTIEKLEEYAAQHGTSMYLAAGKACDDRIFNAGTTGKIRRFLELMDELQANALNFKIVDFYHIVLDRTEYLLNLKKDESPEAQARIENLEELDNAIAQFAKERGDEGTLTSFLEEMALVSDVDSLDQEQNSVTLMTLHISKGLEYPYVFVVGMEENLFPSGRSLDSDGEEDVEEERRLAYVGMTRARQKLWLTYAKMRRVWGQEQMNPPSRFIKEIPKEYVDFKAAIAEGPRFVSRYGSSSYDADGAFDSPRWGSLASDRNKARPQSFDDSQAFPDYENEGSQGGQFTKGMRVRHPTFGAGTVYATEGTGENFKVSVMFTDNTVKKFVVKYARLERI, encoded by the coding sequence ATGGATGTACTTGATTTTGTTACGAAAGATTTAAACCCTCCGCAAAAAGACGCTGTCGAAACTCTTGAGGGGCCTTTACTGATTTTAGCGGGTGCCGGCTCGGGAAAGACCCGGGTCCTTACCCATCGCATGGCCAATATCATCGGCCAAGGGGTTGCCGCCCCCGATGAGATCCTTTGCGTGACCTTCACCAATAAGGCCGCCAAAGAGATGGAGCATCGTATTTACAAGATCCTTTCTGAGATGGGCGCGCATGTTCGCACTCAACTTTGGATCAACACCTTCCACAGTTTCTGCGTGCGCGTGCTTCGTCAGCACATCACTTTGCTCGACTATAAACCTTTCTTCGGCATCTATGATTCGTCAGATACGTTAAGCCAAATCAAAAAGGTTATGACGGTTCTGAATATCAACGACAAGATGTATCCCGCGAAAAACTTCCAAAGCCGTATCAGCAACGCCAAGATGATGGGACTTTCGCCCGAAGCTTTCGAAAAAAATGCGAAGCGCTTGATGGATGCAAAAACGGTTGAGGTCTATAAGGCCTACGAAGTCGAAATGAAAAAAGCGAACAGCTTGGATTTCGACGACTTGTTAATGAAGACCTATGAACTTTTCCGCATGTACCCTGACGTTTTAAAAATGTATCAGGAAAAATTCCGTTACATTATGGTGGATGAGTATCAAGACACCAATCACATTCAATATCTTTTGGTGCAGATGTTGGCGAAGGCTCATCGCAATCTTTGCGTTGTGGGTGATGAGGATCAGTCGATCTATAGCTGGCGTGGTGCGGATATTAAAAACATTCTGGATTTTGAAAAAGACTTCCCAGAAGCCAAAGTCGTCAAGCTTGAAGAAAACTATCGCTCTTCGGCTAACATTGTGAATGCCGCGACTTCGGTGATTAAAAACAATTCGCAAAGAAAAGATAAAACTCTTTTCACTTCAAACAATGCTGGTGACTTGATTCATGTTCGTGAAGAAAAAAATGAATACGATGAAGCGAAGTTTGTCGCAAAAACCATCCAGACAATGATGAATGAGGGCGAAGGCTCTTACAATGACTACGCTGTCTTCTATCGTACGAATGCGCAGTCTCGTGTTCTTGAAGAGCAGATGCGCACTTTGGCCATCCCTTACCGCCTGGTGGGCGGCGTGCGCTTCTATGAGCGCATGGAGATCAAAGACATTCTTTCGTACATGAAGCTTGCGATCAATCCCGCCGATGATATTGCTCTAAAACGTATCATCAATGTTCCCGCACGTGGAATAGGTAAGACGACGATTGAAAAACTGGAAGAGTACGCTGCTCAACACGGAACCAGCATGTACCTTGCTGCGGGCAAAGCCTGCGATGATCGCATTTTCAATGCGGGAACAACAGGAAAGATCCGTCGATTCTTGGAATTGATGGATGAATTGCAAGCCAATGCTTTGAATTTCAAGATTGTCGATTTCTATCACATCGTATTGGATCGCACAGAGTATTTGCTGAACTTGAAAAAAGACGAATCTCCAGAAGCGCAAGCTCGTATCGAAAACTTAGAAGAACTCGACAACGCCATTGCCCAGTTTGCGAAAGAGCGCGGTGACGAAGGAACTTTGACAAGCTTCTTGGAAGAGATGGCTCTAGTCAGCGATGTGGACTCTTTGGATCAAGAACAGAACTCTGTCACGTTGATGACTTTGCATATTTCAAAAGGTTTGGAATACCCTTACGTCTTTGTTGTAGGGATGGAAGAAAACCTTTTCCCAAGTGGTCGAAGCCTCGATAGCGATGGTGAAGAAGATGTTGAAGAAGAACGCCGCTTGGCTTACGTGGGCATGACTCGCGCGCGCCAGAAGTTGTGGCTGACTTACGCCAAAATGCGTCGCGTGTGGGGCCAAGAGCAAATGAATCCTCCCTCACGCTTCATCAAAGAAATTCCGAAAGAGTACGTGGACTTCAAAGCGGCTATTGCCGAAGGACCTCGCTTTGTTTCACGCTATGGCTCTAGTTCTTACGATGCTGATGGAGCCTTCGACAGTCCTCGCTGGGGTTCGCTGGCGTCGGATCGTAACAAAGCACGTCCACAAAGTTTCGATGATAGCCAAGCCTTTCCTGACTATGAAAATGAAGGATCTCAAGGTGGTCAATTCACCAAAGGCATGCGCGTTCGTCACCCCACTTTTGGAGCGGGCACTGTGTATGCGACCGAAGGAACCGGTGAAAACTTTAAGGTCAGCGTGATGTTCACGGATAATACGGTGAAGAAATTTGTCGTGAAATATGCCCGTTTAGAGCGCATCTAG